TGAAACCCTCTTATCGACCGGTCTCTCTCTTTTTCTTGCTTCACGGGTGTTATGAACCTCTCTTATCGACCGGTCTCTCTCTTTTTCTTGCTCCACGGGTGTTATGAACCTCTCTTATCGACCGGTCTCTCTCTTTTCCTTGCTCTACGGGCGTTATGAACCTCTCTTATCGACCGGTCTCTCTCTTTTCCTTGCTCCACGGGCGTTATGAAACCCTCTTATCGACCGGTCTCTCTCTTTTCCTTGCTCCACGGGCGTTATGAAACCCTCTTATCGACCGGCCTCTCTCTTTTTCTTACTCCACGGGCGTTATGAACCTCTCTTATCGACCGGTCTCTCTCTTTTCCTTGTTCCACGGGCGTTATGAGCCTCTCTTATCGACCGGTCTCTCTCTTTTTCTTGCTTCACGGGCGTTATGAACTTTAATCATCATCCACCTCTCTACCATATCTGAAAAACAAAAAGACGCCCTTCTCAGGACGCCCTATTAATTATTCCTTCATCGCAGCTACTTTTTCTTTGACCTCTTCAATATTCTTCATTTTGTTATCCCAGCACTTCTGGCTTAGGTCAACCGGATATTCTTCTGGATTCATTATCCGCTTGTATTCTTCCCATAATGCATCTAAATTTGCCTTTAGATAATCGCGGGATTCCTCTATGCGTGGCAATTCATAGACAAGGTCGCCATCAACAAAAATATCTTCATGAAGCGGTTTAGCCGTAAAGTTGGTCACCACTTTATTAATATAAGTATGAGTAGGATGGAACATTCTCAGGCGCTTTTCTGGAAGCTGCTCATCCTCCATCGCAATATAATCTCCCTCTGCATGGTGGTTTGTATTATTTATAATACGATAGATTTTCTTTAGCCCTGGAGTGGTTACTTTTTCCGGGTTAGAGGAAATTTTAATCGTATCCTCCAGTTCACCCTTGTCGTTTTCAATACAAACGATTTTATAAACAGCACCAAGTGCAGCTTGATCATAAGCTGTAATCAGCTTCGTACCGATTCCCCAGCTATCGATTTTTGCCCCCTGAGCCTTTAAGTTGATAATCGTATACTCATCCAGATCGCTTGATGCGTAAATTTTGGCATCCTTAAATCCAGCTGCGTCTAACATCTTTCTAGCTTCCTTGGAAAGATACGCAAGGTCACCACTATCTAAACGAATCCCAATAAAGTTGATTTGATCTCCCATCTCTTTTGCCACTTTAATCGCATTAGGCACACCAAGACGGAGCGTATCATATGTATCAACTAGGAATACACAGTCCTCATGGGATTCTGCATATTTACGAAAAGCCAAATATTCATCTTTATAAGCTTGAACCATGGAATGTGCATGCGTACCGGCTACTGGGATCCCAAACAATTTACCAGCCCTTACGTTACTTGTTGCTTCAAAACCAGCAAGATAAGCGGCTCTTGTTCCCCAAATAGCTGCGTCCATCTCCTGAGCACGTCTTGTCCCAAATTCCATCGCTACCTCATTGCCTACGACCTGCTTGATTCTCGATGCTTTGGTTGCTATTAATGTTTGGTAATTCACAATGTTAAGCAAAGCTGTTTCAATTAACTGGGCTTCTGCCAAAGGTGCTTCTACTCGTATAATGGGCTCATTGCCAAAAACGAGCTCGCCCTCTTTCATGGCGCGAATGGTTCCAGTGAAACGGATATTCTTAAGATATTCAAGGAAATCTTCTTGATACCCTACTTCATTTTTCAAATATTCAAGGTCATCTTCTGTAAAATGGAAATCCTTAACATACTGAATAACCTTCTCAAGACCAGCGAAAACAGCATAGCCATTTCCGAACGGCAGCTTGCGGAAAAATAATTCAAAGACCGCACGTTTATTATGGATTCCATCTCTCCAATATGTCTCTGTCATATTAATCTGGTATAGATCCGTATGAAGAGTATAACTATCATCTTGATAAATGTGTTTCATAATTTCCCTCCGGAATACTATTACAGCTTTTCACTATTACACACAATAATATCATTAAAAAGATTATTTCACCATAGCGCCTAACGATTGTTCAAAATGACCGAGGGCCCAATCATGTCCTGCCTGATTAAACGAAGCCACAGCGTCTTTATAAATAACGATTTTAAATCCTTTATTATACGCATCCACGGCCGTATGGAGCACACAAATATCGGTACACACACCAACCAAATGAACCTCTGTTATTCCGCGCTCTCTTAATTTGATTTCTAAATCTGTACCAGCGAATGCAGAGTATCTTGTTTTATCCATAAACTCTACATTGTCACGGTCTTTATTCTTCTCATATACTTCTTGTAATACACCAAATAAGTCTCTGCCGGAAGTACCCCGTAGATTATGCGGAGGGAACAATTTTGTTTCGGGATGGAATTCATCACCTTGATCATGAACATCAATAGCAAAGACAACATAATCGCCTTTCTCAATAAACTCTTTCGTTATTTGTATAATCTTCTGTTCAATCGCCTGACCAGGTTTCCCACACGTAAGCGCCCCATTATCGGCAACGAAATCAATTGTATAATCGATATTGATCAATGCCTTCATATTCCACACCCCTTAAATGTCTTGACTACTGTCTACAAATCATTATATACCCTATTTCTAGAGCCAATCCGGTTTTTCCTCCTACAAAACCAACCAAGACTAATAAAAAAGCTCGCTCCTAAGGAACGAACTCTTGTTAGCTATATCTTTTACCCGATTCCCAATCTGTCGGGCGGTCATTCGGACGAATATGGTCAAGTGGGACAAACACTTCTAAATGACGGTACAGATTTTCAAATTCAGCTGGCAGCAGCCCGCCGAACTCACCGTCTAAATTCAACTGTACCCTGTCATCGGAATATACTTTAATCCGATTAGCTTGCGTGTAAATTACATTAGGGTCATTCACATGCTCGCCACGTACAGCTAAAGTAGAGATTCGAATAAACTCAGCCAAGTTAACCTTTTTCAAAATTAACAACGAGAATAATCCATCATTAATAGAGGCATCTGGCGCAAGTTTTTCAAATCCGCCGATGGAATTGGTCAAACCAACAAGGAACATCATCGCTTCCCCTTCAAACAGCTTTCCATCATATTCAAGCTTCAGGTGAGACGCTTTAATGGAAGGAAGCATTTCCATTCCTTTTAAGTAGTAGGCCAGCTGACCGAGCATGGTTTTTAACTTGCTTGGAACCTCATATGTAAGCTCAGTCATCCTTCCCCCACCGGCAATATTGATGAAATACTTGTCATTAATACGCCCGATGTCAACCGGAATCAAGTCACCTTTAGTAATAATATCGACAGCAGATAGAATATCCCTTGGGATATGAAGCGCACGGGCAAAATCATTCGTTGTTCCTGCTGGAATAATTCCTAACTTCGGACGGTACTCCTGCTCAGCCAAGCCATTGACTACTTCATGAATGGTTCCATCACCGCCGGCAGCAATGACCACGTCATACTTGCGCTCGACAGCTATACGCGCCGCATTCGTTGCATCACCTGCTCCAGTTGTGGCATGACAAGAAGCTTCAAAGCCGGCTGCCTCTAGTTTCATAAGAATTTCCGGCAGTTGGCGCTTGATCAATTCACGTCCTGATGTTGGATTATAAATTAGTCTTGCTCTTTTCATTATCATCATCCTAATTTTTTTAAATAACACCGACTCTGTTAATTCTATATTCTACCAATTATTATACTCGCTTACAAACATATTGCGAGACCATAAATTCTATTCTCTCTCCAGAGTCCATCTTCTATCATAATCCTTTTTATTTTTTTTGCAAAAAATAAGATGATGTTGTGAATTGATTTCCGCTCCAGGTGCTTCAACTCAACTCAAAGATTGAACGTAGCCTCTTTTTAATTACTATTTAAGCTCACGTCATACGCGTTCACAATATTTATACGGTGTTTACCTTCTCCAGACTGATAAACTGCATTTTTCAATCCAGAATTAGCATCCTCCAACCCTTGATTCTTTGTGTCCTCCGACACCTTCCATTCGCCATCATTTCCACGAATACTCTGGACTCCAACTGCTGCAACCTTCACATCACTGGACTTTGCCACATTGACCATAACCGAAGATGCCCTCTCAATATTCCAATCATTCGCAAGCGTCCTTGGCCTTAGCGTAAGCGAATTGTCATTGCCAATCACCTCAAGCTTCACATCACTTGGTATAAGAAGCGTCGCTGCCACATTGCCCTGTAAATCAAACGGCCCTACTTCACTAGGCAACGTCTTTACATTCAGATACAATGTATCCCCTTTTTTGTTTGCCGCAATCAAATCATCCGCCGTTTTCAAAAGCTTTTCTTTTTTCGCAGTTTGGATTCGGTATGTCCCAAACATAGAAACCTCTTTTTCCTCTGTAGACTCAATCGTCATATCATAGCCAACAGTCCTTACCACAACCCGTTTAATACTATCATCCATCTGATAGGAGAAAGCAGGCAGCTCAAACGACCGCTCTTCCCTTGCAATTAACTCCTCCGCCTTGTCCATCAAACCAGTCGAGCTAACCACCGCAAAAGCGATCCCTGTCGTACCCAAAATCCCTACAAAGAAAATACTGAGAAAATCATACTTTAACACCGGCTTTTCCTGTCGTGACAAAAATAAATATAATAAGATTTCCACACCCAGTACGATTAATAAAATCGGCCACCAGGCACTCATCACCTGTACCATACTAAATCCAAGAAACCTTGAACAAAAGAGAAAGAGACCAAGAATAAAGAGCGCCCCTCCCATGGAAAACGTACCTACACGCCAGGTTCTCATGCCTGTTCCTCCTTTCTTTTTCTAAAAAGGAACCCAATACCGGCTCCGATCAAGACTACGCCTGCTAACCTATTTCCCCACTTACTCATGAGTCTCTACCTCCCGCTTCCTTTTACTACCAGATAATAACTTGATTCCTCCGCCGATTAATAGAATACAAACAAGACCTGTTTGTAAATAGGGCTCGAAGTACCCTTGAACCCAGTACATGACATCAATATTCAAGAATTTAGAAAATACTGGTGAGAAGGCTGGTAGCAAGACGTTCATAACTAAGTAGTAGGCGCCCATAAGTACAAGTCCAATTCCCACCCATTTCTGATGATTAAGGAAATAGGCAATGATCGGCACATCCTCAATCGTATCCTCGCCATACCTTGACGCCTTTTGCAGCCCATCAAAAAAGCTGTAAAACCAGATAATCGGGATAAGGAATAAGAAAACCCCTAATCGTAAAACATCCAAAATATAAATAGAAAAGAGAAACGCGGCCATTAACTGAATTCCTCGGCGCTGTAAGCCTAAGTAAAGGTGGCCGGCTCCTGGAAAGATCGATAAGAAGGTAGCGATTGATTTGCTCTTTTTCCCGTCTTCTCTCCGCATTTCAAAGTCTTCTAAAATACTTCTATCGATTAACTCCTCGCCTCGTTGCTTTTTATTCACCTGCTGGACGGCATCGAAAAATCCATACACCCAGATCACCGGTAAGCCTGCTAAAAAGACCATAAATTCACCACGGCTAGAGATGGCCGTTACAAATATGACCATTATGGCTAGACCCAGAAAAGCAGCCAACAGCGTTAATCCTCGATTCATTAATCCAAGTTGAAAATGGCCAAGACCTGGGACAAAAGATAAGACAATCGTATAGAATCGTTCTGAATCTTGATTTTGAATATCATCCGGATTGGCCGCCTTTAACGCAGCCTTATGTTTTGAAATCTGCAATCCCATGTCTACAAAGCTAATGATGTAAAAAACCATGCCGCCTAAAAAGGCGATAAAAGCTTCTCCTCCTGCATAATTCATTGCACCAATCAATGTCGCAAACGCTGCTACACCAACCGCAATAAGATAAAATAATCCGCGAAAGATTTTACCGTTATAAATATGACCAAGACCTGGAATAAGATTTAAAGTCAATGCCTTTGTCGGGTTTTTCATTTCTTATTTGCCTCCTTTTTTTCTATTGAATCCACCCATGCGAATGTTTTATTCATCAAGCCTTCCGTCATTGAAGGCCTTTTTTCCTGTACTTGTTTGGTTTCTAAAACACTGGCATAGTTTGCAAGCGATTGGAACGCTCCTGTAAACGTCAACAAGATCGTCGCCACCGCTGCCAGCAAATAGTGAAATGCAGCCTGCTGATAAAACGGCTTCTTCTTAATGGACTTCCGTACTTCCTGCTTGGTGCCAGGCACCGATTTAGGCGCTGAAGTAATTGTTGGCATAGTGTGTAGCTCTTCAACGGTGTCAGGCACCATTAGGTTTTGTTTAGCGACCTCTGCCATGATGACATCGGTAAAGCCAGCCTCATTTGATAGAATAGGGAGCGATGATTCATTTGCTGTTACTGCTAGCAAATAGGTTTCAAGGCATTGGTCACATGTATATAAGTGTTCTTCTAGCTCTTCACGTTTTTTACCAGTGATTTCGTCTTTTACATATCGCAGCCATTCATCATAGGTGTAATGCTTCATGAAAAATCGTCCTCCTTCCAATTCTTTTTCATCCAGGTTCGCGCCCGGTACAGCTTAGTCTCAATCGTTTTCACCTGTACCTGTTGTTCTTCAGCCATTTGCTGATAGCTTTTTTCCGCTATGTAGAATCCATAAATCACTTCGCGGTAATTCTCAGGCAACTCATCAAGCCTTTTCCTAACAAGCTTCCGTTGGTCATTTTCAATAATTTCTTGTTCTACACTATCCCTCGGTGTGCCTAATGCTTGTTGCTCGAGGGCATCCACAACTTCCTCTCTTCTACGTATCTGTTTTCGTTTTACATCTATCGCATGATTGACAGCAATTCGTGTCATCCACGTTTTAAATCCTTGATTTTCATAGCGGGAGAGAGAGTGATAGATCTTCATAAACACTTCTTGGGCTGCATCTTCTGCTTCCTTTTGATCGCGAAGAACAGCAAAGACGGTCCGGAACACATCATTGCGGTACTTCTCGACCAGAAGGCGAAAGGCGTGATCATTGCCTTCCCGCACTTTTTGTATTAAAGCTGTGTCTGTAATTGTTCTCTCCCCCTTTCTCTCTATGCTTTCACATCAATAGACGAACCGTTGTTTAAAAACCCCTACACTTATTCAAAAAAAATTTTATTCTATCTCATCTTATCATGTTCGTTTTAAGGCTCTCACAAAAAAACGTGCGAAACCAGTCGCACGTTAATAAGAATGGATTATACTAATCGTAAGATACAGATTCCACAGTCATGCGGAATCTCATAGGTTTCCCCCGCAGGTAAGGAGTCCGTCAATTCCTTCAGGGCTTTTTTTCGAATAGGCTCCTTTAACCCTGCTAGCCAGGAAACGGACCCTATCCGTTCCACCCACTCCTCTTTTGAAAAGCTTACTGAATAATTGAGCTTGTAGAAATCTCTTATTTCAAAGCCTTCTTTCTTCCACTCCTCAAACCACTCAACCGGAAAGCCGTTAATTCGCATTTTTGAATCGGCTTTTGAACCAGCAGGTGTCAATTCACCCTCTACGAATTTCCCTATTACCTCCAAGGTCTTTTCCACCACTGTCGGGCCCGTAAGAAATCCAGAATCGATGACAAGTAACGTCCCTTTTGCTTTTAAAATTCTTTTGATCTCTTGAATGGCCTTCATCCGATCAAACCAATGCCAAGCTCTCATGACTGTCACTATATCAAACTGAGAATCTTCTAATCCGGTATCCTCCGCAGTTCCCTGTTGAAACGGTATATCAAAATTCTTCATTTGATTGAATTCAATTGCCTTCTTTAACAATTCTTGTGAAGGTTCAATCCCTATAACATTTGCTTTTCTCATCGCCATTTTTCTCGCAAGGACACCTGTACCAGAACCGATGTCAGCGATTCTTTTTCCCTCAAAAAAAATATTGCGTAACTGCAGGCTTTCCATTAAGGCGACGGGAATATCTTCTCTTGATCGAGCATAGCTATTAGCAACTTGGCCAAAATCAATTTTGCTCATGTTAAGCTCTCCCTCTGCTTCCGAATTTTAGGATTTTAACAAAATAATACCATTTAATTATGATAGAATGCTATTAAGATTAAAAAATTTATCTTTTGAGGGAATGATGCATATGTTATGGCTATTGCTTCTTGCTTCTTACTTAATCGGAAGCGTTCCCACAGCTTTATTGGTGGGCAGGCTGATCTATGGAGTGGATATTCGAGAGCTAGGAAGTAAAAATCCGGGGGCAACGAACACTTTACGCGTTCTTGGAAAAAAATCGGCAGTTTTTGTCCTTCTAATTGACCTGGCAAAGGGGGCTTTTGCGACCTATCTTCCTATACACTTTCAGATGGATGTGGAGCCTATCTACTTCGGATTACTTGCAGTCGTCGGTCATTGCTTTCCTATATTTGCAGGTTTTAGAGGAGGAAAAGCCATTGCAACCACTGCAGGTACATTATTAATAGCGAATCTCCCTTTACTGGCCGTTGCTTATTTAACCTTTTTTGCCGTCATTTTTTTAACGAAATATGTATTTTTCGGATCAATCTCAGTAGGTCTAAGTATGCTTGCCTATTCATTCCTATCATCTAAGCTAGAGTTAGAACTGATTTTTTTATTCTTTTCTTTCTTTTTAATCTATCTCCACCGGTCCAATATTCGTAATTTTATTCTTGGAATTGAACCAAAGATTAATGATAAAAATTTAAGCAAGGATCGCATTCCCCCAAAGGGTAGCAGTAATTTTAAACTATAAGAAATGCGTAAGCGCCTTGGTCAGCCCCGACAGGCAAATGTTCTTCGGCAAGAAAAGTCCGCATTTTGACTTTTATTGCCGAGGGTTATTTGACCCGAGCTGTAACAATCATCGCTTTATCAAGCCATGATTGTTACAAGATACTCAAGGAAGATGAATCAGGATGAAAACTGGCTAGGCGCTGAAGCTGGACAATTCTCGAAGTCGAATGTTTCATTCTTATAATATAAAAATAGGGTCTGACCCCCACGCCAGGTGTCAGACCTTTTTCTATTTTATTAATGTAGTTAGAATGCTGCTTGCAACGGTTTGCCAGATAGTCGCGTCCTTTTGGTAGGATGTCATCAACCGCTTATACATTGCCAGTTGTTTCTCCTGGAAGTCCACTGCATCCTTATCAGGCAGGGCTGCACGTTCTTTTTCTACAAGCGCCTGCATTTCTGGTGCTCTTGGACCCCAAACGCCTGCTTCATTTCCCTCTTGGTCAATAAAGATGTAAATCGGAATAGCTCGTGATGTTCCATTTGTTAAGTATTGGTCGATTAATTCTAGATTCTGGTCTCTGAGAATAAATCGAACCTCCATCTCGCCTGCTTCCGCTATGCTCAGCAAGATCGGATTATTGAGTAATGCATCTCCACACCAATCCTCTGAAATAGCAATGACTCTTACCTGCTTTCCCCTTAAATCCTCAAGCTTTTTCTTGTCTTCAGCAGATAAAGTAAAGTTCTCATAAATAGAAAGCATTTCTTCCTTGTTTCTAGTCATTGCATTGGTGTACTCATCCACTGTCATCCCTTTTTGAAACCAAGCATTTAAATCCATCCCTCAGCACCCCTTTCAATTTTCTTCTATCATAGTTGTTTTATTCCATTGTTACAATTGAACTGCATTTCGTCTCTTTCTTATATTATGTTACAAGTACTTTTTACTATTTTCATAAAGCAATAAATTGGTACTAGAAATGGATTTAATAAGTTGATAGAATATTTTATATAGAGGAAATATTATTATAAATAGTTTCCAATATAACAAAGGGGGAAAAGTATGTCAAACGAGACTCTACAATTAATTTCGATTGGAATTTATCTCGCCATGATGCTATTCATCGGCTGGTATTCGTATCGGAAAACTAGCAATCTGACAGACTACATGCTCGGGGGAAGGTCACTAGGACCTGCAGTAACCGCCTTGAGTGCCGGTGCAGCTGATATGAGTGGATGGCTGTTAATGGGCTTACCTGGAGGAATTTATGTAAGCGGTTTAGCAGACGCATGGATTGCCATCGGTTTAACGATTGGAGCCTATTTAAACTGGTTATTGGTAGCGCCTCGCTTACGCTCTTATACTCAAGTTGCAAATGATTCAATTACCATTCCTAGCTATCTTGAAAATCGCTTCAAAGATCAGACGAAACTTCTCCGTATTGTATCAGGTATCGTTATTCTTATTTTCTTTACATTCTATGTTTCTTCGGGGATGGTTTCTGGAGCAGTATTTTTCCAAAGTTCTTTTGGCACAGACTATCTGACTGGTCTTTACATCGTTGGCGGCGTTGTTGTTGCCTATACGTTATTTGGAGGTTTCTTGGCAGTAAGTTATACCGACTTCATTCAAGGATTAATGATGCTAGTTGCCTTACTTTTAGTTCCTGCAATTGGAATCTTCAAGACTGGTGGTCCAGTAGAAACATTTGATACGATCCGTGCAATTGACCCGACCTTACTTGACCTATTTAAAGGCACTACCTTTATCGGTATTGTTTCTGCAATGGCATGGGGACTTGGTTACTTTGGACAGCCACATATTGTTGTGCGCTTTATGGCGATTAAAACCATTAAAGAAACAAAGAGCGCACGCCGTATTGGGATGAGCTGGATGATTATATCCCTAATCGGTACGATGATGACAGGTTTAATCGGTCTAGCATTTTTCCATAATAATGCGGATTTCACTTTAAAGAATCCGGAAGCAGTCTTTATTTCCTTAAGCCAAATTTTCTTCCACCCGTTATTCGCTGGATTTGCTTTAGCTGCGATTCTTGCAGCCATCATGAGTACGATCTCTTCTCAATTAATTGTTACGTCAAGTGCACTGGTTGAAGATTTATACAAAGTAGTCATGAATAAGAATGCAAGTGATAAACACCTCGTATTTTTAGGAAGAATGGCGGTTCTAATTGTTGCTGTTGTTGCGGCTGCACTAGCTTTCAAACAAAACAACACCATTTTAGACCTCGTTGCCTATGCATGGGCAGGTTTTGGAGCTTCCTTTGGTCCAATCATTTTACTAAGCTTATTCTGGAAAAAGACAACCAACTGGGGAGCCCTTTTCGGAATGATCGTCGGTGCTGTTACCGTAATCGTTTGGAAAAATGCAGACCTTGGTAAAGTCATTTTCGGCGAATCGCTTTATGAAATCGTTCCAGGCTTCGTACTAAACCTAGTTGTTGCTTATATCGTCAGCTTAATCACGTATAAGAAAAATGATGAAATCGAAAAAGAGTTCACTGAAAGTGTTCGGTTACTTAAACAAGAATAAAGTATTAAGAAAAGCGCAAGCGCCTTGGTCAGCCCCGACAGGCAAATGTTCTTCGGCAAGAAAAGTCGCTCTTTGACTTTACTTGCCGGAGGTTATTTGACCCGAGGGGCTAGGCGCTGGAGCTGGACAATTCTCGAAGTCGAATTTTGTAATTTCTTATTTTGTCAAAGAGCCCGGATGATTCAATATCCGGGCTCTTCTTCATTTGTCCAGCTCTTTTGCCATTGCCGCTATCTTAAGTACCGTTTTCCAGTTCCGCACTGTTGCCGGAACACCCAGCTTTGGAAGCTGAGTAGCCAGTTTAGAATCACGGATACTTTGACGGAAAAATAAATAAACTTCCTTTCCAACAATTTGACATTCATCTAGTTCACTTTTAAAACCTTGCAAATAGTCGATTTTCTCCTGAGATGGTTCATCTGCTAAAAAGGCGAGTTGAACGCTTTCCCCTTCATTTAACGAATCCACTGAGTAAGGGCAATCCTTTATGATTTTTTCCAATTCTTCAGCAGTTCTTAAAATCACTGGAACTGGAAAACCAAAGGTGTTTTTGATTTCCTCCTCTAATTGTTGGGTCAATATTGTTGTATCTTGCTCGGCTTCAAACAAAACATTCCCACTTTGAATATAGGTCTTCACT
The window above is part of the Bacillus sp. SORGH_AS_0510 genome. Proteins encoded here:
- a CDS encoding DUF1697 domain-containing protein, whose translation is MTIYIALLRGINVGGHNIIKMADLRQLLEKIGLQKVKTYIQSGNVLFEAEQDTTILTQQLEEEIKNTFGFPVPVILRTAEELEKIIKDCPYSVDSLNEGESVQLAFLADEPSQEKIDYLQGFKSELDECQIVGKEVYLFFRQSIRDSKLATQLPKLGVPATVRNWKTVLKIAAMAKELDK
- a CDS encoding class I SAM-dependent methyltransferase, whose product is MSKIDFGQVANSYARSREDIPVALMESLQLRNIFFEGKRIADIGSGTGVLARKMAMRKANVIGIEPSQELLKKAIEFNQMKNFDIPFQQGTAEDTGLEDSQFDIVTVMRAWHWFDRMKAIQEIKRILKAKGTLLVIDSGFLTGPTVVEKTLEVIGKFVEGELTPAGSKADSKMRINGFPVEWFEEWKKEGFEIRDFYKLNYSVSFSKEEWVERIGSVSWLAGLKEPIRKKALKELTDSLPAGETYEIPHDCGICILRLV
- a CDS encoding LPXTG cell wall anchor domain-containing protein; this encodes MSKWGNRLAGVVLIGAGIGFLFRKRKEEQA
- a CDS encoding nicotinate phosphoribosyltransferase → MKHIYQDDSYTLHTDLYQINMTETYWRDGIHNKRAVFELFFRKLPFGNGYAVFAGLEKVIQYVKDFHFTEDDLEYLKNEVGYQEDFLEYLKNIRFTGTIRAMKEGELVFGNEPIIRVEAPLAEAQLIETALLNIVNYQTLIATKASRIKQVVGNEVAMEFGTRRAQEMDAAIWGTRAAYLAGFEATSNVRAGKLFGIPVAGTHAHSMVQAYKDEYLAFRKYAESHEDCVFLVDTYDTLRLGVPNAIKVAKEMGDQINFIGIRLDSGDLAYLSKEARKMLDAAGFKDAKIYASSDLDEYTIINLKAQGAKIDSWGIGTKLITAYDQAALGAVYKIVCIENDKGELEDTIKISSNPEKVTTPGLKKIYRIINNTNHHAEGDYIAMEDEQLPEKRLRMFHPTHTYINKVVTNFTAKPLHEDIFVDGDLVYELPRIEESRDYLKANLDALWEEYKRIMNPEEYPVDLSQKCWDNKMKNIEEVKEKVAAMKE
- the putP gene encoding sodium/proline symporter PutP produces the protein MSNETLQLISIGIYLAMMLFIGWYSYRKTSNLTDYMLGGRSLGPAVTALSAGAADMSGWLLMGLPGGIYVSGLADAWIAIGLTIGAYLNWLLVAPRLRSYTQVANDSITIPSYLENRFKDQTKLLRIVSGIVILIFFTFYVSSGMVSGAVFFQSSFGTDYLTGLYIVGGVVVAYTLFGGFLAVSYTDFIQGLMMLVALLLVPAIGIFKTGGPVETFDTIRAIDPTLLDLFKGTTFIGIVSAMAWGLGYFGQPHIVVRFMAIKTIKETKSARRIGMSWMIISLIGTMMTGLIGLAFFHNNADFTLKNPEAVFISLSQIFFHPLFAGFALAAILAAIMSTISSQLIVTSSALVEDLYKVVMNKNASDKHLVFLGRMAVLIVAVVAAALAFKQNNTILDLVAYAWAGFGASFGPIILLSLFWKKTTNWGALFGMIVGAVTVIVWKNADLGKVIFGESLYEIVPGFVLNLVVAYIVSLITYKKNDEIEKEFTESVRLLKQE
- a CDS encoding diacylglycerol kinase, producing the protein MKRARLIYNPTSGRELIKRQLPEILMKLEAAGFEASCHATTGAGDATNAARIAVERKYDVVIAAGGDGTIHEVVNGLAEQEYRPKLGIIPAGTTNDFARALHIPRDILSAVDIITKGDLIPVDIGRINDKYFINIAGGGRMTELTYEVPSKLKTMLGQLAYYLKGMEMLPSIKASHLKLEYDGKLFEGEAMMFLVGLTNSIGGFEKLAPDASINDGLFSLLILKKVNLAEFIRISTLAVRGEHVNDPNVIYTQANRIKVYSDDRVQLNLDGEFGGLLPAEFENLYRHLEVFVPLDHIRPNDRPTDWESGKRYS
- a CDS encoding RNA polymerase sigma factor, whose product is MTDTALIQKVREGNDHAFRLLVEKYRNDVFRTVFAVLRDQKEAEDAAQEVFMKIYHSLSRYENQGFKTWMTRIAVNHAIDVKRKQIRRREEVVDALEQQALGTPRDSVEQEIIENDQRKLVRKRLDELPENYREVIYGFYIAEKSYQQMAEEQQVQVKTIETKLYRARTWMKKNWKEDDFS
- a CDS encoding thioredoxin family protein, which produces MDLNAWFQKGMTVDEYTNAMTRNKEEMLSIYENFTLSAEDKKKLEDLRGKQVRVIAISEDWCGDALLNNPILLSIAEAGEMEVRFILRDQNLELIDQYLTNGTSRAIPIYIFIDQEGNEAGVWGPRAPEMQALVEKERAALPDKDAVDFQEKQLAMYKRLMTSYQKDATIWQTVASSILTTLIK
- a CDS encoding cysteine hydrolase family protein, yielding MKALINIDYTIDFVADNGALTCGKPGQAIEQKIIQITKEFIEKGDYVVFAIDVHDQGDEFHPETKLFPPHNLRGTSGRDLFGVLQEVYEKNKDRDNVEFMDKTRYSAFAGTDLEIKLRERGITEVHLVGVCTDICVLHTAVDAYNKGFKIVIYKDAVASFNQAGHDWALGHFEQSLGAMVK
- the plsY gene encoding glycerol-3-phosphate 1-O-acyltransferase PlsY: MMHMLWLLLLASYLIGSVPTALLVGRLIYGVDIRELGSKNPGATNTLRVLGKKSAVFVLLIDLAKGAFATYLPIHFQMDVEPIYFGLLAVVGHCFPIFAGFRGGKAIATTAGTLLIANLPLLAVAYLTFFAVIFLTKYVFFGSISVGLSMLAYSFLSSKLELELIFLFFSFFLIYLHRSNIRNFILGIEPKINDKNLSKDRIPPKGSSNFKL